CTGCTCGACGGTCATCTCCCCCTCCGCGCCGGAGAACAGCCCGCCGGAGGGGATGCCGGCCTTGGTGAACGCGTCGTAGTCCGAACGCCCGTCGAAGGTGGCGTCGTCGGCGGTCTTGCCCTCCTGCTCCAGGTAGTCGACCAGCAGCCGTTCGATGCCCGGCGAGCCCTCCGGCACGATCGGGCGGCCGCGTTTGTCCAGCGGCAGCGACTGGTCGCCGTCGTAGGTCAGGTAGGCCGCGTTCGGGGAGGCCAGCATGTCGAAGTTGAGGTAGAGCGCGATGTCCTTGAGTTCGTCGTAGGCCAGGGACTCCACGTATTTGGTGGACCCGATCAATCCGAGTTCCTCAGCGCCCCAGAACCCGAACCGCACCGCGTTGTTGACCTCGGGGTGGTCGCCGAGTTGCACCGCGGTCTCGAGCACCGCGGCCACCCCGGAGCCGTTGTCGTTGATGCCGGGGCCTTCGGGCACCGAGTCGAGGTGCGCACCGACCATCACCACGTTCTCGATGGAGCCGGTCTCGGTTTGGGCGATCACGTTGCGCGAGTGGATGTTTTTGGTCTCGGCCTTGAGTTTGACGGTGGCGTCGCCGCGGTGCTCCCGCAGCTTGGCGCCCTGGGCCTTGGTGATGCTGACCACCGGCAGCGTCACGTCGGCGTCGGGGCCCAGGGTGCCGCCCATCTTCTCCTCGTCGACGTTGTCGGCGACGATCAGCGCCTTGGCGCCCTTGGCCGCCGCGGCGGCCTCCTTCTCCGAGAACGGGCACTCGCCGCGGTCGACGAGCACCACCGCCCCGTCGACGGGCAGCCCGTCGTAGTCGTCCTTGGTGCACCCCGGGGTGTCGTCGCCCGGTTTGGCGACCACCAGCGGCCCGGTCACCCCGTCGCCGTCGGCGGGTTGGGAGAACTCCAGGGCGCGCACCTCCATCTTGATGGTGCCGGCGGTGAGCTCACCGGGCTCGGACTCGAACACCTTCGCGTTGAATTCCGGGGTTTGCACCTCGAAGCCGTTGTCCTCCAACACCTTCACCACATAGTCGACGCTGGCGTCGTAGCCGGGGGTGCCCACCGCACGGGTGCCGCCGTTGTCGTCGGCGATGTCCTGCAGCTTCTGCAGGTGGGTGAGCATCGCCTCGGTGGTGACCTGGGTGCTGAGCTGGCCGGCGAAGTCGGCCGCCACCGGTCCGGCGTCGGACAGCTCGGTGACCCGGTGACAGCCGCCGACGGTGAACACCGCCGCGGTGGCCACCGCCAGGGCGGCGGGCAGCAGCTTCGACCTGTAATTCATCGTGCCCACGTTAGACGGTCCGCGGGGCGCCGGCACACACCGTCACGCCGCCATCGACGAGAGCATCTCGTCGAGCAACCGGCCGGCGTCGTCGCTCACCGCGTTGCCGCAGACCAGGGTCTCGACGATGACGTTGGTTTTGTTGCCCAGCGCGTGCGAGCAGGCCCAGCCCTCCCCGCCCTCCTCGTAGTTGAGGATGCGCACACTGTCGTCGCTGGTCTCCGGGGTGCCGATCATCCACGATTCGCTCTCGTCGCTGGCGGAGAAGTAGCGGGTCAGCGGTTTGCCGGCGCAGTTCTGCCAGGTCTGGGTGGACTTGTCGACGAATCCGGCGGCGTCGGCGGCGTTGGGGAAACTCGCGACGTTGGCGTCGACGATCGCGCCGTCCTTGCGCATCCGCTGCCCGCGCATCGCGGTGTAGCCGCTGCCGGAGTACACGGTGCCCTCCGAGACGTACTGCACCCCGACGCAGGAGACCTCCGAGACCCGGTCCTCGGGGCGCAGCACGTAGGCGTCCGACCAGTCGTCGACGACGTCGAGGCCCGACAGGTGCAGCACCGACTGAACCTTCGACACCGACGGCAGCAGGCCCTTGAGGTCGGCCACCGGGATCGTCGCCTCGGGGCTGCTGGTCGTGGTCTCGGTGGCGGAGGCGTCGGCGGTGTCGGTCTGCTTGGAGCCCGAGCCCATCACGGTGACCGCGGTCAGGGCCAGGCCCACCACCACCAGCAGCGCCACGATCACCCCGGCGACGATCAGCCAGGTCGGCACCGTGCGCCGCGGCGGCGGTCCCGGCGGTCCCGGCGGCCCCGGCGCCCAGCCCGGCGGTCCCGGCGCCCAGCCGGCGGGGCCGTAGGCCGGCGGGACCGGCCAGCCCGGCGGGGTGCTCGGCGACAGCGGCGGACCGCCCGGCGGCACCGGGGGTGGGCCGCCCGACGGGCTCCAGCCGGTCGGGGCCCGCATCGTCGGGTCCTGGGAGCCGGGTTGGCCGGTGTGCCACGGGGTGGTGCTGTTGGAACGGTTCGGATCCGCCCCGGGTGGGGTATTCGCGTCGGTCATCCTCACCGCCTTTCCCGGGCTGACACGCGTGTGTGTACTAAATTGAATCACGGGCATAATGACCCGCAGCCCACAAATCCCTAGCTCAGGAGAGATCCGCCGATGCCTCAGCTGCGGCGTGTGGTGGTCACGGCCGCGGTGGTGCTGGTCACCGTCGGGCTGGTCGGCTGCACCCGGATGATGGACAGCCACCCGGTGTCGGTCTACGCCGACCCGTTCAGCGTCGGTGGGCTGCCCGCCGAGGACGGCCCCAGCGGGCTGCGGCTGGAGGCGGAGAAACCGCTGGTCCAGGTCACCGGCGCCGACGACGGCCCGGTCGACATGATCGCCCGCCAGGCCATCACCGACATCGAGACGTTCTGGGGCGGGGCGTATCGCTCCACGTTCACCGGCAGCTTCCAGCAGGTCGGGCAGCTGTTCTCCTGGGATGCGCGTCAGCCGCTGCGCCAGCGCTTCTGCGGGCACCCGACGTTCCGGTTCGCCAACGCCGTGTACTGCCTGCTGGACAACACCATCGGCTGGGACCGCGGGATCATGCTGCCGGTCCTGCGCGCCGCCTACGGCGACATGGCGATCACGATGGTGCTCGCCCACGAGTACGGTCACGCGCTGAGCGCGATGGCGCGGATGAACAAACTCGACGCCCCGGTGCTGGTGCGCGAACAGCAGGCCGACTGCCTGGCCGGGGTGTACATGCGGTGGGTGGCCGAGGGCGAATCGCCGCGCTTCGAGCTGTCCACCGGCGACGGGCTCAACGACCTGCTGGCGGTGATGGTCGGCATCCGCGACCCGGTCATGGTCGAAGGCGAGCCGCAGACCGATGAGCACGGCTCGGCGTTCGAGCGGATCTCGGCGTTCCAGTTCGGGTTCACCGACGGGGCGCGGTCCTGCGCGCTGATCGACAGCGCGCAGATGGAGAGCCGCCGCCAGGGGCTGCCGCAGGCGCTGCAGGAGGAGGACACCGGCGAGTGGCCGGTGACCGCGGAGTCGGTGCGCACCATCGTCGACGAGCTCACCGCCCGCTACGCCCCGGCCGAGCCCCCGGCGCTGAGCTTCGACGCCGACCAGCAGTGCGCCGACGCCCGGTCCGGTTCGCCGGCGTCGTACTGCCCGGCGACCAACACGATCGCGGTGGACCTGCCGGAGCTCGTCGAGTTGGGCACCCCGCCGGCCGACGACGAGATGTCGTTCGAGACCGCGCTGTCGATGGCCGGGGACAACACCGCGTACTCGATCCTGATGTCGCGCTACATGCTGGCGCTGCAGCATCAGCGCGGCGGGCTGGCACTCGACACCGCCCAGGCGGGCCTGCGCACCGCGTGCATGACCGGGGCGACCACCGCGATGCTGGCCACCCCGTTCACCGGTGAGGACGGCACCACGATCACGCTCAGCGCCGGGGACCTCGACGAGGCGGTGACCGGGCTGTTGACCAACGGCATCGCCGCCTCCGACGTCAACGGCGACGCGGTGCCGGCCGGGTTCGCCCGCATCGACGCGTTCCGCACCGGGGTGCTCGGCGACGTCGACCGATGCATCCAGCGCTACCCGTGAGCGCGATAGGCTGCCCGCCATGAGCCACGCCGTGTCCGACCCGCCCGACGCCGACGCGCCGGCGCGGCCGTCGGCGCGCCGCTCGCGGCGGTCCTGGTTTCTGCTCGGGCTGGCGATCGGGTTGAACGTGCAGGTGGTGGCCGCCACCGTGTGGGTGCTCGGGTTCCGCACCCCGGGGTATTTCGTCACCAACCGCGTCGACATCACCGAGGTCGACGCCGGGGTGCACCAGGTGCTCACCGACGCGGTCACCGGCTACGGCGCCACCAACGTCAAGGACGTCGTCTGCAACGACGGGGAGAACCCGGCGCCGACGAAGGGCGACAGGATCACCTGCGAGTTGACCATCCACGGGGTGCCGCGCCACGTGGTGGTGCGCTTCCTCGACGACTCCGGCACCTACGAGGTGGGCCGGCCCCAGTAGCGGGGTGGGGTGCGCCCGCCGCCGCGGGGCGCACGTTTGCGCGCCTGGGCCTCCTGGCCCCCCAGCCGCACGTTTGCGTGCGTTTTCGGCGCGTGGGCGCACGCAAACGTGCGGCTCGGCGGTCGATTCGCCGCCGGCGGGGTGCCCCTCGGGGGTGCGCGCACCGGCAGGCACCCCCGAGGGCCGGGTCAGGCGCTCAGCGCCGTCGACGATGCCCCGTCGTGGCTGATCTCGATGCGGCGCGGCTTGGCCTTCTCGGCGACCGGAATGGTCAACCGCAGCACCCCATCGCGATAGTTGGCCACGATCCTGTCGGTGTCGAGGGTCTCGCCGAGGAACAGTTGCCGACTGAACACCCCGCGCGGGCGCTCGGCGGAGACCATCTCACGGCTCTGGTCGAGCGCGGGACGCTCGGCGCGCACGGTCAGCACGTTGCGCTCCACGTCGAGTTCCAGCGAGTCCGGGTCGACCCCGGGCAGGTCGAACTCGACGACGAACTCGTCGCCGTCGCGCCAGGCGTCCACCGGCATCACCGCCGGGCGCGCCGCGGTCCCCAACACCTGCTGGGCGAACCGGTCCAAATCCCGGAACGGATCTGTACGCATCAACACCATTACTGTCCTCCCATCTGCATCAGACTATCTATGTCTGTTGACATAGATTTTAGATACCACGATGCGTATACTTCTGCAAGTACCGACGAGAGTTCTGCCAGGAGGTCGTCACCGTGAACACCCCGGCCCGGTCCGCCCTGGGGGTCTACGGCATCTCGGTCACCGCCGAGCTGTCCGGGGTCGCCCCGCAGACCCTGCGGCTGTATGAGCGCCGTGGGCTGCTGAACCCGGCGCGCACCGACGGCGGCACCCGCCGCTACAGCGACGACGACCTGCTGCGACTGGAGCGGATCAGCGAGTTGGTCAACGAGGGGGTCAACCTCGCCGGCATCGGCCATATCCTGGCGTTGGAGTCCAAGAACGCGCAGTTGTTGTCGGCCTACACCGCGCTGGAGGTGACCAACGCGAAACTGCGCGCCGAGCGC
This sequence is a window from Mycolicibacillus parakoreensis. Protein-coding genes within it:
- a CDS encoding M28 family metallopeptidase, yielding MNYRSKLLPAALAVATAAVFTVGGCHRVTELSDAGPVAADFAGQLSTQVTTEAMLTHLQKLQDIADDNGGTRAVGTPGYDASVDYVVKVLEDNGFEVQTPEFNAKVFESEPGELTAGTIKMEVRALEFSQPADGDGVTGPLVVAKPGDDTPGCTKDDYDGLPVDGAVVLVDRGECPFSEKEAAAAAKGAKALIVADNVDEEKMGGTLGPDADVTLPVVSITKAQGAKLREHRGDATVKLKAETKNIHSRNVIAQTETGSIENVVMVGAHLDSVPEGPGINDNGSGVAAVLETAVQLGDHPEVNNAVRFGFWGAEELGLIGSTKYVESLAYDELKDIALYLNFDMLASPNAAYLTYDGDQSLPLDKRGRPIVPEGSPGIERLLVDYLEQEGKTADDATFDGRSDYDAFTKAGIPSGGLFSGAEGEMTVEQAEMWGGKAGQPYDPNYHKEGDTLDNINKQALGILGGGVGYAVGYYSQNVAGRNGVAEFADRVRHTQTTP
- a CDS encoding sensor domain-containing protein: MTDANTPPGADPNRSNSTTPWHTGQPGSQDPTMRAPTGWSPSGGPPPVPPGGPPLSPSTPPGWPVPPAYGPAGWAPGPPGWAPGPPGPPGPPPRRTVPTWLIVAGVIVALLVVVGLALTAVTVMGSGSKQTDTADASATETTTSSPEATIPVADLKGLLPSVSKVQSVLHLSGLDVVDDWSDAYVLRPEDRVSEVSCVGVQYVSEGTVYSGSGYTAMRGQRMRKDGAIVDANVASFPNAADAAGFVDKSTQTWQNCAGKPLTRYFSASDESESWMIGTPETSDDSVRILNYEEGGEGWACSHALGNKTNVIVETLVCGNAVSDDAGRLLDEMLSSMAA
- a CDS encoding neutral zinc metallopeptidase, which encodes MPQLRRVVVTAAVVLVTVGLVGCTRMMDSHPVSVYADPFSVGGLPAEDGPSGLRLEAEKPLVQVTGADDGPVDMIARQAITDIETFWGGAYRSTFTGSFQQVGQLFSWDARQPLRQRFCGHPTFRFANAVYCLLDNTIGWDRGIMLPVLRAAYGDMAITMVLAHEYGHALSAMARMNKLDAPVLVREQQADCLAGVYMRWVAEGESPRFELSTGDGLNDLLAVMVGIRDPVMVEGEPQTDEHGSAFERISAFQFGFTDGARSCALIDSAQMESRRQGLPQALQEEDTGEWPVTAESVRTIVDELTARYAPAEPPALSFDADQQCADARSGSPASYCPATNTIAVDLPELVELGTPPADDEMSFETALSMAGDNTAYSILMSRYMLALQHQRGGLALDTAQAGLRTACMTGATTAMLATPFTGEDGTTITLSAGDLDEAVTGLLTNGIAASDVNGDAVPAGFARIDAFRTGVLGDVDRCIQRYP
- a CDS encoding DUF4333 domain-containing protein gives rise to the protein MSHAVSDPPDADAPARPSARRSRRSWFLLGLAIGLNVQVVAATVWVLGFRTPGYFVTNRVDITEVDAGVHQVLTDAVTGYGATNVKDVVCNDGENPAPTKGDRITCELTIHGVPRHVVVRFLDDSGTYEVGRPQ
- a CDS encoding Hsp20/alpha crystallin family protein, with the translated sequence MVLMRTDPFRDLDRFAQQVLGTAARPAVMPVDAWRDGDEFVVEFDLPGVDPDSLELDVERNVLTVRAERPALDQSREMVSAERPRGVFSRQLFLGETLDTDRIVANYRDGVLRLTIPVAEKAKPRRIEISHDGASSTALSA
- a CDS encoding MerR family transcriptional regulator; the protein is MNTPARSALGVYGISVTAELSGVAPQTLRLYERRGLLNPARTDGGTRRYSDDDLLRLERISELVNEGVNLAGIGHILALESKNAQLLSAYTALEVTNAKLRAERGGPSPRQ